The Natranaerovirga hydrolytica genome contains the following window.
TAAGTTATAATACTGTATAAAACAGGTAGAAAACTAAAGACTATCGTTGATAACCTGTGTAGCTGGTAGGTTTTGAGCTGCATAAGGCAGGTTAATATGATAGTGTCATTTGCAAACTTGCTCGCAAGGATTTAGTTTTTATATTTTCATTGATAACCTGTGTAGCTAGTAGGTTTTGAGCTACATAAGACAGGTTAATATAAAAAGTGTTGGTATTATAATTGGAAGGATAGGAATAAATGAATAATAAAGCGTTGTATAAGGAATTAGTAACCCTATTAGATAAAGAAGATATATTACTTAATGAACCGATGCGTAATCATACTTCGTTTAAAATAGGGGGACCAGTTGACTTTTTCTTATTACCAAGAAATCCAGAAGAATTGGCACAAGTCATTACACTTTGTAAAAAAGAAAGTGTTCCTTATTGTATAATAGGCAATGGTAGTAATTTATTGGTAAAAGATGAAGGGTTTAGAGGGGTTATCATTCAAGTTTATAAAAACTTGAGTCAAGTGACAATAGAAGATACAACAGTCAAAGCGCAAGCAGGTATCTTACTCTCTACATTATCTAAAAAAATATGCAAAGCAGGGTTAAAAGGCTTTGAATTTGCCAGTGGCATCCCAGGTACTTTAGGCGGTGCAGTTTGTATGAATGCAGGAGCCTATGGTGGCGAAATAAGTCATGTCATCGTTTCGGCTACAGTAATAGACCATGATGGCAATTTAATAAGCCTTGATAAAGAACAATTGGAATTAGGCTATAGAACCAGTATCATACAAAAAAACAATCTAATTGTTGTTAATGCACAATTAGAACTTGTTAAAGGCGATGTGGAAGAAATACAAGACATTATAAAGGATCTTAATAATAGAAGAAAAGAAAAACAACCATTAGAATTACCAAGCGCTGGGAGTACCTTTAAAAGACCTACAGGATATTATGCAGGTAAACTAATAATGGATGCAGGACTTAGAGGTTACAGAATTGGTGATGCTCAAATTTCACAGAAACACTGTGGGTTTATTGTTAATGTTGGAAAGGCTTCAGCAGAAGATGTTATAAAGCTCATTCAATACGTACAAAAAGAAGTTAAAGATAAATTTCAAGTCGATTTAGAAACAGAAGTTAGAATCATTGGATAAAAAATAGCTTACTGAAAGGATGAAATTATGAGGTTTGTCATAGTTACAGGTATGTCAGGAGCAGGTAAAAGTACAGCTTTAAAAATGTTAGAGGACATTGGGTTTTTCTGTGTAGATAATTTGCCAACAGCCTTAACAAAGAAATTTGCTGAAATATGTCTTGAATCAAAGTCTAGTATTAATAAGGTTGCCTTAGGCATAGATATAAGAACGAGTCAAGAATTCAATGAGTTTTTTAGTGATTTAGAAGAACTGAATCAAAGACAATTAGATTATGATGTTCTTTTTTTAGATTCGTCTGATGACATACTAATAAAAAGATATAAAGAAACGAGAAGAAAACATCCTTTGGTAGAAGGTGGACGTATTCAAGATGGTATTAATAAAGAGCGGGTTATCTTAGACTATGTAAAAGAAAGAGCCCATTATATTATTGATACAAGTAATTTACTGACAAGAGAATTAAAAGCAGAATTGAATAAAATCTTTATTGAAGAAAAAAAATATAGCAATTTATTTATTACCATACTATCCTTTGGATTCAAATATGGTATCCCTTCAGATTCTGATTTAGTATTTGATGTAAGATTTATACCTAATCCTTATTATATTAAAGAGCTTAGACCAAAAACAGGAGAAGATAAGGTGATACAAGACTATGTCATGAAGTGGGACGTATCTAAAAACTTTGTGGATAAGCTAGAGGATATGTTACAATTTTTAATTCCAAATTATATACAAGAAGGTAAAAATCAGTTGGTTATCAGTATTGGTTGTACTGGAGGCAAGCATAGATCTGTAACGCTAGCCAATAAAATATATGATAAATTATCAAACAGTGAGTACAGTATCAAAAAATATCATAGAGACATAAAAAAAGATAAATAAAGGAAGTGAAAAAGGTGTCTTTTTCAACCAATGTAAAAGAAGAAATAGCAAGGCATCTTGGGCATGGGAGACATTGTGAGTTGGCAGAGATAGCAGCCATTATTAATATGTGTGGTAAAGTGAACATAATGTCTCCAACTGAAGCTACAATAAAAATTCAAACTGAAAATGCAGCTGTAGCAAGAAAATACTTTACATTAATCAAAAAAACGTTTAATATTAATATTGAGATACTCATTAGAAAAAACACCTATCTTAAAAAAAATAGAGTATACATTTTAATGGTCACAAATGCCATTAAAGGCATGACCATTTTAAAAGCCACAAAGTTAGTCAAAGAGAAAAATGGCATGTGCAAAAAGAATTACAATATTAATCCATTATTAATACAAAGTACTTGCTGTAAGAGGGCTTATATAAGAGGTGCTTTTTTAGGTGGAGGGTCTTTAAGTGACCCAGAAAAAACATATCATCTAGAGTTTGTTAATCCCAATAAAACACATAGTTTAGATTTGCAAAAATTAATACAAACCTTTGATATAGATGCTAAAATAGTACAAAGAAAAAAATATTATATTGTATATATAAAAGAAGGTACTAAGATAGTTGATTTATTAAATATTATGGAAGCACATATTGCATTAATGGATTTGGAAAATGTTAGGATTTTAAAAGAAATGAGAAACAACGTTAATCGGTTAGTCAACTGCGAAACTGCAAATCTTAATAAAACAGTATCCGCATCAGTCAAGCAAGTTGAAGACATAAAGTTTATTGAAGCAACTATTGGTCTTAACACATTACCAGAGCCTCTTGAAGATATGGCAAGAGTTAGACTAGAGCATACTTCAGAAAGCTTAAAGGAACTAGGTACTTATTTAAATCCGCCTGTAGGTAAATCAGGCGTTAATCATAGGCTTAGAAAAATAAGTAATATAGCACAAAACTTAAGGGATGAAAAGGGAGGAGAACTATGATAAAAAAATCTATTAAAGTAAAGTTAGCTTCAGGATTTGAAGCAAGGCCTGTTGCCTTATTTGTACAA
Protein-coding sequences here:
- the murB gene encoding UDP-N-acetylmuramate dehydrogenase; the protein is MNNKALYKELVTLLDKEDILLNEPMRNHTSFKIGGPVDFFLLPRNPEELAQVITLCKKESVPYCIIGNGSNLLVKDEGFRGVIIQVYKNLSQVTIEDTTVKAQAGILLSTLSKKICKAGLKGFEFASGIPGTLGGAVCMNAGAYGGEISHVIVSATVIDHDGNLISLDKEQLELGYRTSIIQKNNLIVVNAQLELVKGDVEEIQDIIKDLNNRRKEKQPLELPSAGSTFKRPTGYYAGKLIMDAGLRGYRIGDAQISQKHCGFIVNVGKASAEDVIKLIQYVQKEVKDKFQVDLETEVRIIG
- the rapZ gene encoding RNase adapter RapZ, producing MRFVIVTGMSGAGKSTALKMLEDIGFFCVDNLPTALTKKFAEICLESKSSINKVALGIDIRTSQEFNEFFSDLEELNQRQLDYDVLFLDSSDDILIKRYKETRRKHPLVEGGRIQDGINKERVILDYVKERAHYIIDTSNLLTRELKAELNKIFIEEKKYSNLFITILSFGFKYGIPSDSDLVFDVRFIPNPYYIKELRPKTGEDKVIQDYVMKWDVSKNFVDKLEDMLQFLIPNYIQEGKNQLVISIGCTGGKHRSVTLANKIYDKLSNSEYSIKKYHRDIKKDK
- the whiA gene encoding DNA-binding protein WhiA, whose amino-acid sequence is MSFSTNVKEEIARHLGHGRHCELAEIAAIINMCGKVNIMSPTEATIKIQTENAAVARKYFTLIKKTFNINIEILIRKNTYLKKNRVYILMVTNAIKGMTILKATKLVKEKNGMCKKNYNINPLLIQSTCCKRAYIRGAFLGGGSLSDPEKTYHLEFVNPNKTHSLDLQKLIQTFDIDAKIVQRKKYYIVYIKEGTKIVDLLNIMEAHIALMDLENVRILKEMRNNVNRLVNCETANLNKTVSASVKQVEDIKFIEATIGLNTLPEPLEDMARVRLEHTSESLKELGTYLNPPVGKSGVNHRLRKISNIAQNLRDEKGGEL